In one Cupriavidus taiwanensis genomic region, the following are encoded:
- a CDS encoding SurA N-terminal domain-containing protein, whose protein sequence is MLDFVRNNRRLMLLLLLVLVFPSFVFFGVESYSRFMDSSHDAAKVDGRAISVQEVDNVVRDQSERARQILGASYDPRQFEGPEARKAVLEQLIQQRVLANAVASEHLTVSDAKLLEEISNLPAIAQLPRGKDGKIDDKAYLQLLQAQGMTPEQFDARMRFELASQQLGTSVAATAFVPKSLIERLMAVRDQQREVQALLFKPAGYTAKVQSDAAALKAYYDSHQQDFSVPEQAQVEYLVLSGEALAASQAVTPEELKSYYESNIARFRVDEQRRASHILISAPKDAPAAQRQAAKDKATRLLEEVRKHPDTFAEVARKNSQDPGSAEKGGDLGFMGRGALVKPFEDAMYALKEGQISDVVETDFGYHIIKLTGTKPAETRPLEAVRTELEAELRKQFADKKFAEQADAFGNTVYEQADSLKPAADKFKLTIQTADNVTRQPNPTLGAQSPLNNEKLLKALFSDDAIKNKRNTEAVQVAPNTLVAARIVAYRPATVRKFEEVEAQVREGYIAQQAAALARKDGEARLAALKQADNAEGFGAAQTVSRTKAEGMAPQAVEAVMRADAAKLPALVGVDLGAQGYAVYRITKVSQPAQANPARRQAEAQQLAQLAGQTDLQAFYESLKARSKVKLLAPAGAAKEQGGE, encoded by the coding sequence ATGCTTGATTTCGTACGCAACAACCGGCGCCTGATGCTCTTGCTGCTGCTGGTGCTTGTTTTCCCGTCGTTCGTGTTCTTCGGCGTGGAAAGCTATTCGCGCTTCATGGACAGCTCGCACGATGCCGCCAAGGTCGACGGCCGGGCCATCAGCGTGCAGGAGGTCGACAATGTGGTGCGCGACCAGAGCGAGCGCGCGCGCCAGATCCTGGGCGCCAGCTATGACCCGCGCCAGTTCGAGGGCCCGGAGGCACGCAAGGCCGTGCTCGAGCAGCTGATCCAGCAGCGCGTGCTGGCCAATGCGGTGGCCAGCGAGCACCTGACGGTGTCGGACGCCAAGCTGCTCGAAGAGATCAGCAACCTGCCGGCGATTGCGCAGCTGCCGCGCGGCAAGGACGGCAAGATCGACGACAAGGCTTACCTGCAGCTGCTGCAAGCGCAGGGCATGACGCCCGAGCAGTTCGATGCGCGCATGCGCTTCGAGCTGGCCAGCCAGCAGCTGGGCACGTCGGTTGCCGCGACCGCGTTCGTGCCGAAGTCGCTGATCGAGCGCCTGATGGCGGTGCGCGACCAGCAGCGCGAGGTGCAGGCGCTGCTGTTCAAGCCCGCGGGCTACACCGCCAAGGTCCAGTCCGACGCCGCCGCGCTCAAGGCCTACTACGACAGCCACCAGCAGGACTTCTCGGTGCCGGAGCAGGCCCAGGTCGAATACCTGGTGCTGTCCGGCGAAGCGCTGGCCGCGTCGCAGGCGGTGACGCCGGAAGAGCTGAAGTCGTACTACGAAAGCAATATCGCGCGCTTCCGCGTCGACGAGCAGCGCCGCGCCAGCCATATCCTGATCAGCGCGCCGAAGGATGCGCCGGCGGCGCAGCGCCAGGCCGCCAAGGACAAGGCCACCAGGCTGCTGGAAGAAGTGCGCAAGCATCCTGACACCTTCGCCGAGGTGGCGCGCAAGAACTCGCAGGACCCGGGTTCGGCCGAGAAGGGCGGCGACCTCGGCTTCATGGGCCGCGGCGCGCTGGTCAAGCCGTTCGAGGACGCCATGTACGCGCTCAAGGAAGGCCAGATCAGCGACGTGGTCGAGACCGACTTCGGCTACCACATCATCAAGCTGACCGGCACCAAGCCCGCCGAAACCCGGCCGCTGGAGGCGGTGCGCACCGAGCTGGAAGCCGAGTTGCGCAAGCAGTTCGCCGACAAGAAGTTTGCCGAGCAGGCCGATGCCTTCGGCAATACCGTCTACGAGCAGGCCGACAGCCTCAAGCCTGCCGCCGACAAGTTCAAGCTGACCATCCAGACCGCCGACAACGTCACGCGCCAGCCGAATCCGACGCTGGGCGCGCAGAGCCCGCTGAACAACGAGAAGCTGCTCAAGGCACTGTTCAGCGACGACGCCATCAAGAACAAGCGCAACACCGAGGCCGTCCAGGTCGCCCCCAACACGCTGGTGGCCGCGCGCATCGTCGCGTACCGCCCGGCGACCGTGCGCAAGTTCGAGGAAGTCGAAGCGCAGGTGCGCGAAGGCTATATCGCGCAGCAGGCGGCGGCACTGGCGCGCAAGGATGGCGAGGCACGACTGGCGGCGCTGAAGCAGGCCGACAATGCCGAGGGCTTTGGCGCGGCGCAGACGGTGTCGCGCACCAAGGCCGAGGGCATGGCGCCGCAGGCGGTGGAAGCGGTGATGCGCGCCGATGCCGCCAAGCTGCCGGCGCTGGTGGGGGTCGACCTGGGTGCGCAGGGCTATGCGGTCTACCGCATCACCAAGGTCAGCCAGCCGGCGCAGGCCAATCCGGCCCGGCGCCAGGCCGAGGCGCAGCAGCTGGCGCAGCTGGCGGGCCAGACCGACCTGCAGGCCTTCTATGAAAGCCTGAAGGCCCGCTCCAAGGTCAAGCTGCTGGCGCCGGCGGGTGCGGCGAAGGAGCAAGGCGGCGAGTGA
- a CDS encoding arylesterase: MDIGIRGKKRRLLLAAGMALALAAAGPARAQAPAKTAAPAAGPALLVLGDSLSAEYGIARGAGWVTLLQDRLRQERFDYSVVNASISGETTIGGKTRLPELLTRHRPAIVVIELGANDALRGLPLQSTEANLRNLVTTAQQAGASVLLIGMRIPPNYGQDYTEKFVSLYPRLAGEYKVRLVPFFLDQVIGRQDWFQPDRIHPTAAAQPALLDTVWPQLKPLLKRGAAK; encoded by the coding sequence ATGGATATAGGGATCCGAGGGAAAAAGCGCAGGCTGCTGCTGGCAGCCGGCATGGCGCTGGCGCTTGCGGCCGCCGGACCGGCCCGGGCCCAGGCCCCGGCAAAGACCGCGGCCCCGGCCGCCGGGCCCGCGCTGCTGGTACTGGGCGACAGCCTGTCGGCCGAATACGGCATCGCGCGCGGCGCGGGCTGGGTCACGCTGCTGCAGGACCGGCTGCGGCAGGAGCGCTTCGATTATAGCGTCGTCAATGCCAGCATCAGCGGCGAGACCACCATCGGCGGCAAGACCCGCCTGCCCGAACTGCTGACGCGGCACCGCCCCGCCATCGTGGTGATCGAGCTCGGCGCCAATGACGCGCTGCGCGGCCTGCCGCTGCAGTCGACCGAGGCCAACCTGCGCAACCTGGTCACCACGGCGCAGCAGGCCGGCGCCAGCGTATTGCTGATCGGCATGCGCATCCCGCCCAACTATGGCCAGGACTACACCGAGAAGTTCGTCTCGCTCTATCCCAGGCTGGCGGGCGAATACAAGGTGCGGCTGGTGCCCTTCTTCCTCGACCAGGTGATCGGGCGGCAGGACTGGTTCCAGCCCGACCGCATCCACCCGACCGCCGCGGCGCAGCCCGCCTTGCTCGATACGGTGTGGCCGCAGCTCAAGCCACTGCTCAAGCGCGGCGCCGCCAAGTGA
- a CDS encoding ABC transporter ATP-binding protein has protein sequence MSSSILAVESLGKTVADTTGSLTILHDVTFSVTPGETLAIVGASGSGKSTLLGLLAGLDLPSTGTVRLQGQDLYALDEDQRAAVRGRHVGFVFQSFQLVAHLTALENVMLPLELRGETAQVRERAVDMLQRVGLGARLGHYPRTLSGGEQQRVALARAFVARPDILFADEPTGSLDTATGEAVIALMFELNRDAGSTLVLVTHDRSVASRCGRVLTIDAGRVASDEWIGVEV, from the coding sequence ATGTCTTCTTCCATTCTTGCAGTCGAATCTCTTGGAAAGACCGTAGCCGACACGACCGGTTCGCTGACGATTTTGCACGACGTGACGTTTTCCGTCACGCCGGGCGAAACGCTCGCCATCGTGGGCGCGTCCGGATCGGGCAAGTCGACGCTGCTGGGGCTGCTGGCCGGGCTGGACCTGCCCAGCACGGGCACGGTGCGGCTGCAGGGCCAGGACCTGTATGCGCTGGACGAGGACCAGCGCGCCGCGGTGCGCGGCCGGCATGTCGGCTTCGTGTTCCAGTCGTTCCAGCTGGTGGCCCACCTGACCGCGCTGGAGAACGTGATGCTGCCGCTGGAGCTGCGCGGCGAGACCGCGCAGGTGCGCGAGCGCGCCGTCGACATGCTGCAGCGCGTGGGCCTGGGCGCGCGCCTGGGCCACTACCCGCGCACGCTGTCGGGCGGCGAGCAGCAGCGCGTGGCGCTGGCGCGCGCCTTCGTCGCGCGTCCGGACATCCTGTTCGCCGATGAACCGACCGGCAGTCTCGACACCGCCACCGGCGAAGCCGTGATCGCGCTGATGTTTGAACTGAACCGCGACGCCGGCTCGACGCTGGTGCTGGTCACGCACGACCGCTCGGTGGCGTCGCGCTGCGGGCGCGTGCTGACCATCGACGCCGGCCGCGTGGCCAGCGACGAATGGATCGGCGTTGAGGTCTAG
- the pgi gene encoding glucose-6-phosphate isomerase produces the protein MPTDLHAWNALLRHHDTLRDAQMREWFDREGAQRVAQCSLEAAGLYLDYSKNRITAQTMGLLMQLAAEAGVTRRRDAMFAGEHINTTEDRAALHVALRATAGAGYRVDGEAVVPAIQQVLARMRDFSARVRSGAWKGATGERITDVINIGIGGSDLGPRMVCRALSHLADADGNTAPRMHFVSNVDGTDLAETLVRLDPQRTLVIVCSKTFTTLETMANARSARAWFVAGGVAEQDLAKHFVAVSTNTEAVREFGIDPANMFEFWDWIGGRFSLWSSVGLSITLAVGFEAFADLLAGGRAMDEHFRTAPLERNMPVILGMLGIWYRNFWNLPTSCMAPYSTSLELFPAFLQQLEMESNGKSVQLDGQRIRTHTSPVVWGTAGTNGQHAYFQQIHQGSQVVPVDFVAPLVPPRRLPGHHAKLLANCFAQAEALMRGRSADELRAAGLKDEVRIAHMVFDGNRPSNTLLMEDLTPNVLGALIALYEHRTFVQGVVWRINSFDQWGVELGKILARPIEAELAGTATGQHDASTAALIARARAVLQAGAAS, from the coding sequence ATGCCCACTGACCTTCACGCCTGGAACGCCCTGCTGCGGCACCATGACACCCTTCGTGACGCCCAGATGCGCGAATGGTTCGATCGCGAAGGCGCACAGCGCGTCGCGCAATGCTCGCTCGAGGCCGCCGGCCTCTACCTCGATTACTCGAAGAACCGCATCACCGCGCAGACCATGGGCCTGCTGATGCAGCTCGCGGCCGAGGCCGGCGTCACGCGGCGCCGCGACGCGATGTTCGCGGGCGAGCATATCAACACCACCGAAGACCGCGCGGCCTTGCACGTGGCCCTGCGCGCCACCGCCGGCGCCGGCTACAGGGTCGACGGCGAAGCCGTGGTGCCGGCGATCCAGCAGGTGCTGGCGCGCATGCGCGACTTCTCCGCGCGCGTGCGCAGCGGCGCCTGGAAGGGCGCGACCGGCGAGCGCATCACCGATGTCATCAACATCGGCATCGGCGGCTCGGACCTGGGGCCGCGCATGGTGTGCCGCGCGCTGTCGCACCTGGCCGATGCCGATGGCAACACCGCGCCGCGCATGCACTTCGTCTCCAATGTCGACGGCACCGACCTCGCCGAGACCCTGGTGCGGCTGGATCCGCAGCGCACCCTGGTGATCGTCTGTTCCAAGACCTTTACCACGCTCGAGACCATGGCCAACGCGCGCAGCGCGCGCGCCTGGTTTGTCGCCGGCGGCGTGGCCGAGCAGGACCTGGCCAAGCACTTCGTCGCGGTCTCGACCAATACCGAGGCGGTGCGCGAGTTCGGCATCGACCCGGCCAATATGTTCGAGTTCTGGGACTGGATCGGCGGGCGCTTTTCGCTGTGGTCGTCGGTCGGCCTGTCGATCACGCTCGCGGTGGGCTTCGAGGCCTTCGCCGACCTGCTCGCCGGCGGCCGCGCGATGGACGAGCATTTCCGCACCGCGCCGCTCGAGCGCAACATGCCGGTGATCCTCGGCATGCTGGGCATCTGGTACCGCAATTTCTGGAACCTGCCCACCAGCTGCATGGCGCCCTACTCCACTTCGCTGGAGCTGTTCCCGGCCTTCCTGCAGCAGCTGGAGATGGAAAGCAACGGCAAGTCCGTGCAGCTCGACGGGCAGCGCATCCGCACGCATACCTCGCCGGTGGTGTGGGGCACGGCCGGCACCAACGGCCAGCATGCCTACTTCCAGCAGATCCACCAGGGCTCGCAGGTGGTGCCGGTAGACTTCGTCGCGCCGCTGGTGCCGCCGCGCCGCCTGCCGGGCCATCACGCCAAGCTGCTGGCCAATTGCTTCGCGCAGGCCGAGGCGCTGATGCGCGGGCGCAGCGCCGACGAGCTGCGCGCCGCCGGACTGAAGGACGAGGTGCGCATCGCCCATATGGTGTTCGACGGCAACCGCCCCAGCAACACGCTGCTGATGGAGGACCTGACGCCCAATGTGCTCGGCGCGCTGATTGCGCTGTATGAGCACCGCACCTTCGTGCAGGGCGTGGTGTGGCGCATCAACTCGTTCGACCAGTGGGGCGTGGAGCTGGGCAAGATCCTGGCGCGGCCAATCGAGGCCGAACTCGCCGGCACCGCCACCGGCCAGCACGATGCCTCCACCGCCGCACTGATCGCGCGAGCCCGCGCGGTGCTGCAGGCGGGCGCGGCCAGCTAG
- a CDS encoding NAD(P)H-hydrate dehydratase, producing MTRPAATAITPDDHQPDWLALDAAAPAPVPLYNVAAIRGIERAALAQLPAFTLMSRAGTAAARWLARHAPDGPLLFLAGPGNNGGDALVAAMQLHRAGRTVQVWLAAEPQRLPADAAIAWQQAQAAGVPASVMAEVDAARDAHWPAGTAAIIDGLLGIGLNRPADGRMAWWIDQLNRAALPVFALDIPSGLCADTGAGAPAVRARRTLTFIAAKPGLLTLDGRDCAGAVEIAPIGLDYPPHEAPQGLVNGPALFGAALPRRRHASNKGTHGALAVIGGNLGMTGAPLLGARAAQWLGAGKVHIGFLAQPAPLLDPLHPELMLHAVDALALASMSALVIGPGMGTDGNARQQFARLLQATTQPLVLDADALNLLASDPALAGALATRGAATVMTPHPLEAARLMGVTVAEVQRDRPAAAAALAAQWQAVVVLKGSGSVIAAADGSPWTLNPTGNAALASAGTGDVLAGMLGALLAQGMAPLAAAQAAVWIHGRAADVLVEQGTGPAGVTASELYAPARGVFNQLLGAAHA from the coding sequence ATGACCCGCCCTGCCGCCACCGCCATCACGCCCGACGACCACCAGCCAGACTGGCTTGCCCTCGATGCGGCCGCGCCGGCCCCGGTGCCGCTCTACAACGTGGCCGCGATCCGCGGCATCGAGCGCGCCGCGCTGGCACAGCTGCCGGCCTTCACGCTGATGTCGCGCGCCGGCACGGCGGCGGCGCGCTGGCTCGCCCGCCATGCGCCCGACGGCCCGCTGCTGTTCCTGGCCGGCCCCGGCAATAACGGCGGCGATGCGCTGGTCGCCGCCATGCAGCTGCACCGCGCCGGGCGCACGGTGCAGGTCTGGCTGGCCGCCGAGCCACAGCGCCTGCCCGCCGATGCCGCCATCGCGTGGCAGCAGGCGCAGGCCGCGGGCGTGCCGGCGAGCGTGATGGCCGAGGTGGATGCCGCGCGCGACGCGCACTGGCCCGCCGGCACCGCCGCGATCATCGACGGCCTGCTCGGCATCGGCCTGAACCGCCCCGCCGATGGCCGCATGGCATGGTGGATCGACCAACTCAACCGCGCCGCGCTGCCGGTGTTTGCGCTGGACATTCCCAGCGGCCTGTGCGCCGACACCGGCGCGGGCGCGCCGGCCGTGCGCGCGCGGCGCACGCTGACCTTCATTGCCGCCAAGCCCGGCCTGCTGACGCTGGACGGGCGCGACTGCGCCGGCGCGGTCGAGATCGCGCCGATCGGCCTCGACTATCCCCCCCACGAAGCGCCGCAAGGCCTGGTGAACGGCCCCGCGCTGTTCGGTGCCGCGCTGCCGCGCCGACGCCACGCCAGCAACAAGGGCACGCATGGCGCGCTGGCCGTCATCGGCGGCAACCTCGGCATGACCGGCGCGCCGCTGCTCGGCGCGCGGGCCGCGCAATGGCTCGGCGCCGGCAAGGTGCATATCGGCTTCCTGGCGCAGCCGGCGCCGCTGCTCGATCCGCTGCATCCGGAACTGATGCTGCATGCGGTCGACGCACTGGCGCTCGCCTCGATGTCGGCGCTGGTGATCGGGCCGGGCATGGGCACCGATGGCAACGCCCGCCAGCAGTTCGCGCGGCTGCTGCAGGCCACCACGCAGCCGCTGGTGCTGGATGCCGATGCGCTGAACCTGCTGGCGTCCGATCCGGCGCTGGCCGGCGCGCTGGCCACGCGCGGCGCGGCCACCGTGATGACGCCGCACCCGCTCGAGGCCGCGCGGCTGATGGGCGTGACGGTGGCCGAGGTCCAGCGCGACCGCCCCGCCGCCGCCGCGGCGCTGGCCGCGCAATGGCAGGCGGTGGTGGTGCTGAAGGGATCGGGCAGCGTGATCGCCGCCGCCGACGGCAGCCCGTGGACGCTGAACCCCACCGGCAATGCGGCGCTGGCCAGCGCCGGCACCGGCGACGTGCTGGCCGGCATGCTCGGCGCGCTGCTGGCGCAAGGCATGGCGCCGCTGGCCGCGGCGCAGGCGGCGGTGTGGATCCACGGCCGTGCCGCCGATGTGCTGGTCGAACAAGGCACGGGCCCGGCAGGCGTCACCGCGAGCGAACTGTATGCGCCGGCACGCGGCGTATTCAACCAGTTGCTGGGCGCAGCGCACGCGTGA
- a CDS encoding D-amino acid dehydrogenase, giving the protein MHVIVIGAGAIGVSSAWYLRQAGFDVTVLERRGAPAQEASFGNAGVIAPGYVTPWAAPGMPAKILRTLFAREAPVLFRPAADPAMWRWIARWLRECRLERYRANKLRMQRLAFYSRACLHRLRSELEIDYEQSQGYLQLFRTARDLDLAAPAVALLRENNVPHRLVSAQECRRIEPGLAAGTPLAGGLHLPEDESGNCPMFVRALHRHAQAAGVSFRFDTRVMRIRPGRAGRLELELCRAGAQGAAPVLSADRVLVAAGADSAALLRPLGLRVPLYPVKGYSVTVLIRDELQAPLGALMDESYKVAMTRMGNRLRVAGTAELGSRRLDLRPAALHTLVKVARDWFPVAGNYQEATQWAGARPMLPDGPPLIGPTAVPGLFLNLGHGSTGWAMSCGSGKIAADQIAASAGTCASRGGPDIDMEGLLPDRYGLGPAN; this is encoded by the coding sequence ATGCATGTGATCGTCATCGGCGCCGGCGCGATCGGCGTCAGTTCCGCGTGGTACCTGCGCCAGGCCGGTTTCGACGTGACCGTGCTCGAGCGCCGCGGCGCGCCGGCGCAGGAAGCCAGCTTCGGCAATGCCGGCGTGATCGCGCCCGGCTACGTCACGCCCTGGGCCGCGCCCGGCATGCCGGCCAAGATCCTGCGCACGCTGTTCGCGCGCGAGGCGCCGGTGCTGTTCCGCCCCGCCGCCGACCCGGCGATGTGGCGCTGGATCGCCCGCTGGCTGCGCGAATGCCGGCTCGAGCGCTACCGCGCCAACAAGCTGCGCATGCAGCGGCTGGCGTTCTACAGCCGCGCCTGCCTGCACCGGCTGCGCAGCGAACTGGAGATCGACTACGAACAGTCGCAAGGCTACCTGCAGCTGTTCCGCACCGCACGCGACCTGGACCTGGCCGCGCCCGCCGTGGCCCTGCTGCGCGAGAACAACGTGCCGCACCGGCTGGTCAGCGCGCAGGAATGCCGCCGGATCGAACCGGGCCTGGCCGCCGGCACGCCGCTGGCCGGCGGGCTGCACCTGCCCGAAGACGAGTCCGGCAATTGCCCGATGTTCGTGCGCGCGCTGCACCGGCATGCGCAGGCGGCGGGCGTGTCGTTCCGCTTCGACACCAGGGTGATGCGCATCCGCCCGGGCCGGGCCGGCAGGCTCGAGCTCGAACTGTGCCGCGCCGGCGCACAGGGTGCGGCCCCGGTGCTGAGCGCCGACCGCGTGCTGGTCGCGGCCGGCGCCGACAGCGCCGCGCTGCTGCGCCCGCTGGGCCTGCGCGTGCCGCTGTATCCGGTCAAGGGCTATTCGGTGACGGTACTGATCCGCGACGAACTGCAGGCCCCGCTGGGCGCGCTGATGGATGAGTCGTACAAGGTCGCGATGACGCGCATGGGCAACCGGCTGCGCGTGGCCGGCACGGCGGAACTGGGCTCGCGCCGGCTCGACCTGCGCCCCGCCGCGCTGCACACGCTGGTCAAGGTGGCGCGCGACTGGTTCCCGGTGGCCGGCAACTACCAGGAAGCCACGCAATGGGCCGGCGCGCGGCCAATGCTGCCCGACGGCCCGCCGCTGATCGGCCCTACCGCGGTGCCCGGCCTGTTCCTCAACCTCGGCCATGGTTCGACGGGCTGGGCGATGAGCTGCGGATCAGGCAAGATTGCGGCTGACCAGATCGCCGCCAGCGCTGGCACTTGCGCCAGCCGTGGCGGTCCGGACATCGACATGGAAGGCCTGCTGCCGGATCGCTATGGGCTGGGGCCGGCCAACTAA
- a CDS encoding TRAP transporter large permease has translation MSTVVVALILLLVLIVFLALGAWIPVAIAVTSWVGLVVFSDREALVSLANAWWSSSASYTLASLPLFVWMGEILFRTRLSEQMFSGLSPWLSWLPGRLMHVNILGCGIFGSVSGSSAATCATIAKSALPELTRRGYDERITLGSLSCAGTLGILIPPSITMVVYAVSADVSIIRVFLAGFIPGLLLMLLFSGYIVAWALANPDKTPPSEHFDWRARLASIRQLLPCIVLIAFITAIMVTGYSTATEAAAYGVVASLALAWVGGSLTRAAFWDSLMSATRLTAMIMFVLGATSFLSVTMSFTGIPRALAEWVAALQLSPWALIAVLTVIYIVLGTALDGISMIALTTATVLPMVQAAGFDLVWFGIFIVLLVEIAEVTPPVGFNLFVLQSMTGKDSNYIARVSLPFFMMMVVAIAIVTIWPGVVTWLPDMVMQQEVK, from the coding sequence ATGAGCACGGTCGTGGTTGCCCTGATCCTGCTGCTGGTGCTGATCGTCTTCCTCGCGCTGGGCGCGTGGATTCCCGTGGCCATCGCGGTCACGTCGTGGGTCGGGCTGGTGGTGTTCTCCGACCGCGAGGCCCTGGTCAGCCTGGCCAATGCGTGGTGGTCATCGAGCGCCTCGTACACCCTGGCGTCGCTGCCGCTGTTCGTGTGGATGGGCGAGATCCTGTTCCGCACCCGGCTGTCGGAGCAGATGTTCAGCGGGCTGTCGCCATGGCTGAGCTGGCTGCCCGGGCGGCTGATGCACGTCAACATCCTGGGCTGCGGCATCTTCGGCTCGGTGTCGGGCTCGTCGGCGGCCACCTGCGCCACCATCGCCAAGTCGGCGCTGCCCGAACTGACGCGGCGCGGCTACGACGAGCGCATCACGCTGGGCTCGCTGTCGTGCGCCGGCACGCTCGGCATCCTGATCCCGCCGTCGATCACGATGGTGGTGTACGCGGTCTCGGCGGACGTGTCGATCATCCGCGTGTTCCTGGCGGGCTTTATCCCGGGGCTGCTGCTGATGCTGCTGTTCTCGGGCTACATCGTGGCCTGGGCGCTGGCCAATCCGGACAAGACCCCGCCCTCGGAGCACTTCGACTGGCGCGCGCGGCTGGCGTCGATCCGGCAGCTGCTGCCTTGCATCGTGCTGATCGCCTTCATCACCGCCATCATGGTGACCGGCTACTCCACCGCGACCGAAGCCGCCGCCTATGGCGTGGTCGCGTCGCTGGCGCTGGCGTGGGTGGGCGGCTCGCTCACGCGCGCGGCGTTCTGGGACAGCCTGATGTCGGCCACGCGCCTGACCGCGATGATCATGTTCGTGCTGGGCGCGACCTCGTTCCTGTCGGTGACCATGAGCTTTACCGGCATCCCGCGCGCGCTGGCCGAGTGGGTGGCGGCGCTGCAGCTGTCGCCGTGGGCGCTGATCGCGGTGCTGACGGTGATCTACATCGTGCTGGGCACGGCGCTGGACGGCATCTCGATGATCGCGCTGACCACCGCCACGGTGCTGCCGATGGTGCAGGCGGCGGGCTTCGACCTGGTCTGGTTCGGCATCTTCATCGTCCTGCTGGTGGAGATTGCCGAAGTCACGCCGCCGGTGGGCTTCAACCTGTTCGTGCTGCAGAGCATGACCGGCAAGGACAGCAACTATATCGCGCGGGTCTCGCTGCCGTTCTTCATGATGATGGTGGTGGCGATCGCCATCGTCACGATCTGGCCCGGCGTGGTCACCTGGCTGCCGGACATGGTCATGCAGCAGGAAGTCAAATAG
- a CDS encoding TRAP transporter small permease subunit, with protein MPTAPSSKRWLDRVLDLFAALGALCILAVCVIMILMSLSRETSVIFKGGDDIVAWLCAASAFLVLGQTFQHGGIVRVEMLLGAVGPRRRWLLELVSLTICLGFAAYAVWALGTFAWQSWDIGDVSQGQIVIPLWMPQSFAVLGCAGFLLAVADEWLRVVRRQKPRYQLAQEAKLAAGDFGETV; from the coding sequence ATGCCCACTGCCCCCTCCTCCAAGCGCTGGCTCGACCGCGTGCTGGACCTGTTCGCCGCGCTCGGCGCGCTGTGCATCCTCGCCGTCTGCGTGATCATGATCCTGATGTCGCTGTCGCGCGAGACCTCGGTGATCTTCAAGGGCGGCGACGACATCGTGGCCTGGCTGTGCGCCGCCTCCGCCTTCCTGGTGCTGGGCCAGACCTTCCAGCATGGCGGCATCGTGCGCGTGGAGATGCTGCTGGGCGCGGTCGGGCCGCGCCGGCGCTGGCTGCTGGAGCTGGTCTCGCTGACCATCTGCCTGGGGTTCGCCGCCTACGCGGTCTGGGCGCTGGGCACCTTTGCCTGGCAAAGCTGGGACATCGGCGATGTCTCGCAGGGCCAGATCGTGATCCCGCTGTGGATGCCGCAAAGCTTCGCCGTGCTGGGCTGTGCCGGTTTCCTGCTGGCGGTCGCGGATGAATGGCTGCGCGTGGTGCGGCGGCAGAAGCCGCGCTACCAGCTGGCCCAGGAAGCCAAGCTTGCCGCCGGCGATTTCGGGGAGACGGTCTGA
- a CDS encoding TRAP transporter substrate-binding protein, with protein MRVKAMIAATLMLAAVAAQADTKWDLPTGYPVANLHTENLQQMASDVDKATGGKLKIVLHPNGSLLKANEIKRGVQTGQVQMGEILMSLLANENPVFGVDAVPFLATSYADAYRLWQASRPVTEKVLDKQGLKLLYAVAWPPQGIYANKPINSAADMKGLKWRAYNPATSRIAELVGAQPVTIQAADLAQALATGTVNSFMSSGATGVDTKVWESVKYFYAVDAWLPKNMLVVSKKAFAALDKPTQDALLKAVADAEKRGWQVSEQKTREYLATLAKNGMTVQQPSPQLKADMQKLGQTMVDDWAKSAGADGKAILDAYRK; from the coding sequence ATGCGAGTCAAGGCAATGATCGCGGCCACGCTGATGCTGGCCGCCGTGGCGGCACAGGCGGACACCAAGTGGGACCTGCCCACCGGCTACCCGGTCGCCAACCTGCACACCGAGAACCTGCAGCAGATGGCCAGCGATGTCGACAAGGCCACCGGCGGCAAGCTCAAGATCGTGCTGCATCCCAACGGCTCGCTGCTCAAGGCCAACGAGATCAAGCGCGGCGTGCAGACCGGCCAGGTGCAGATGGGCGAGATCCTGATGTCGCTGCTGGCCAACGAGAACCCGGTGTTCGGCGTCGACGCGGTGCCGTTCCTGGCCACCAGCTATGCCGATGCCTACAGGCTGTGGCAGGCGTCGCGGCCGGTCACGGAAAAGGTGCTCGACAAGCAGGGGCTCAAGCTGCTGTACGCGGTGGCCTGGCCGCCGCAGGGCATCTACGCCAACAAGCCGATCAACTCGGCCGCCGACATGAAGGGCCTGAAGTGGCGCGCCTACAATCCCGCCACCTCGCGCATCGCCGAGCTGGTGGGCGCCCAGCCCGTGACCATCCAGGCCGCCGACCTGGCGCAGGCGCTGGCCACCGGCACCGTCAACTCCTTCATGTCGTCGGGCGCCACCGGCGTCGACACCAAGGTGTGGGAGAGCGTGAAGTACTTCTATGCCGTCGATGCCTGGCTGCCCAAGAACATGCTGGTGGTCAGCAAGAAGGCCTTCGCCGCGCTCGACAAGCCCACCCAGGACGCGCTGCTCAAGGCCGTCGCCGACGCCGAGAAGCGCGGCTGGCAGGTGTCGGAGCAGAAGACCAGGGAGTACCTGGCCACGCTGGCCAAGAACGGCATGACGGTGCAGCAGCCGTCGCCGCAGCTCAAGGCCGACATGCAGAAGCTCGGCCAGACCATGGTCGACGACTGGGCCAAGAGCGCGGGCGCCGACGGCAAGGCCATCCTCGACGCCTACCGCAAGTAA